One Variibacter gotjawalensis genomic window, TCGGCGCCGTGACGGGACGCCGGCCCGCTTTCACATCCGACAGGAAACGGAGAAGCGCCGAGATATCGTAGCTTTCCGGGAAGCCCTTGCGCTCCATCAGATTCTCGCGCTCGAGCACTGCGTTTGGAAACAGGAACCCGTCCGTCGTCACGAGATCGACGCGCGGCACATTCGGCCAGCGCGCGAGAAGCGCCTGCAGCACACGCGCCGTGGTCGATTTGCCGACAGCCACCGAACCCGCGACGCCGATGATGTAAGGCATTTTGGCGTCGCCAGTGCCGAGGAATTTCTGTTGTGCTCGGTAAAGACGCTGCGTCGCCGCGACATACATCGACAATAAGCGCGACAGCGGAAGATAAATGTCCTCGACCTCAGCCATGTCGAGGCGATCGTGCTGCGAGCGCAGCCGAGTCACCTCTTCCTGCGTTAGCGTCATCGGCGTATCTTCGCGAAGCCGTGCCCAATCGGCGCGCGAGAAATGGCGATACGGCGAGAGCGGCCTGTCAGTGCGCTGGTCCATGACGCGAATTCCCAGAGCTTAAGCGCGAACGCGCCCAGCCTTCTCCTCGAGTCCCGACATGCCGGTGCGGCGTGCCAGTGCAGTCTCGACTTCGGAAAACGGAATGCCGCGTGCTTCGAGCACGACCAGCAAATGATAGAGCATGTCGGCGGCTTCGGACGCGACGCGCTCGTCGCTCTCCGAGACAGCAGCGATCACGGTCTCCACGGCCTCTTCGCCCATCTTCTTGGCGCAGTGGCCGATGCCTTTGTCGAGAAGCTTGCGCGTATAGGAAACGTCCGCGCTAGCGGCCGCGCGTTCCTTCACCCGCGCCGCAAGGTCCCGCAATGTGAAATCTGAACTCACGCTTCACTCCCGGGCATGGCCCAGCCGGCTTCAGGGCTAGGCCCCGGGCTTAGGAATAGCATCAATTGTGACGGATTGGCTATCCGCTTGGGGTTAGCCTTAAGGGTCAAGCCGCATCGGCAAACCGGCCTTCGCCATATGCTCTTTTGCGGCCCGCACCGTGTATTCGCCGAAGTGGAAGATCGAAGCCGCCAGCACGGCCGTAGCGTGCCCGTCCCGGATACCATCCACGAGATGGTCGAGATTGCCGACACCGCCCGAGGCGATGACCGGCACCGGCACCGCATCCGCGATCGAACGCGTCAGCGCGATGTCGAAGCCGCTTTTCGTGCCGTCGCGATCCATCGAGGTCAGCAGGATTTCGCCGGCGCCGAGATCGACAACCTCGCGCGCATATTCGATCGCGTCGATGCCGGTCCGGTTGCGGCCACCGTGCGTGAAGATCTCCCAGCGATCCGCCTCGCCGGGTGCCGAGACCTTCTTCGCATCGATCGCAACCACGATGCATTGCGAGCCGAACTTCTCGGCCGCTTCGCCGACGAAGGCACGGCGGTTCACCGCAGCTGTGTTGATCGACACTTTGTCGGCGCCGGAGTTGAGCAAATTGCGGATGTCGTCGACGACGCGCACGCCGCCGCCCACCGTCACCGGCATGAAGCACGCTTCGGCGGTGCGCCGCACGACGTCGAGGATCGTGCCGCGATTTTCGTGGCTCGCCGTGATGTCGAGAAATGTCAGCTCGTCCGCGCCCGCGGCGTCATACGCGATCGCGGCCTCGACCGGATCGCCCGCATCGCGCAGGTCGACGAAGTTGACGCCTTTGACGACGCGACCATCCTTAACGTCGAGACACGGTATGACGCGAACCTTGAACATGCGTTACGCGCGCCCGTGTGCCGCGATCAGCGCCAGCGCTGCCGCCGGATCGAGACCGCCGTCGTAAAGCGCGCGGCCCGCAATCGCGCCGCCCAGTTTTGCCGAACGCGGCTCAAGCAACGCGCGGATGTCGGCAAGTGAGGCAAGGCCGCCCGATGCGATGATCGGGATCGAGCATGCATTCGCCAGCGCGATCGTTGCATCGAGGTTGAGGCCCTTGAGCAAGCCGTCGCGATCGATGTCCGTGTAGATGATCGCTGCGACTCCGGCATCTTCGAGCCGCGTCGCCATGCCGGCAGCGGTCAGCTTCGAGACCTCTGCCCAGCCTTCGACCGCAACTTTGCCGTCACGTGCATCAAGCCCGACCGCAACGCGGCCCGGAAATTCCCGCGCCGCGATGCGAACGAACTCCGGATCGCGTACCGCCGCGGTGCCGATAATGACACGGTTGACGCCCTTCTCGAGCCAGCGCTCGACCGTCGTCATGTTACGGATGCCGCCGCCGAGTTGCACCGGAACGCTTACCGTCTCCAGAATGCGATCGACCGCGTCCGCGTTCATCGGCTTGCCGGCGAAAGCGCCGTCGAGGTCGACGATGTGCAGATACTTGAAGCCCTGGCTCTCGAAAGCATGCGCTTGCGCCGCGGGATCGCGATTGAAGACCGTCGCGCGCTCCATGTCGCCTTGCTTGAGGCGAACACAGACGCCCTCTTTAAGATCGATGGCAGGAAAAAGGATCACGGTGCCCACTTGAGAAAGTTGGCGATCAGGGCCAGTCCGAGTTTCTGGCTCTTCTCGGGGTGAAATTGCGTGCCCGCGATGTTGTCGCGGCCGACGATGGCGGTGACGGCGCCGCCGTAATCGGCCTCGGCGATCACATCCAAGCGTTCAGTCGGCTTCAGGTGATAGGAGTGCACGAAATAAGCGTGCAGCCCATCGGTGCCGACACTGATATCCTTCAGCAGCGCGTGCGGTTTGAGCGCATCGAGCGTGTTCCAGCCCATGTGCGGAATCTTTAGCGTGGCGTCGTCCGGCTCGATTTTGCGCACTTCGCCTTTGATCCAGCCGAGACCTTCGGTCACGTGATGTTCGAGACCGTGCTCAGCCATCAACTGCATGCCGACGCAGATGCCGAGGAACGGCTTGCCGCGCTTGCGCACGTTGTCGTTCAGCGCATCCGTCATACCGGACACCGCATCGAGCCCGCGGCGGCAGTCCGCGAAAGCGCCGACGCCCGGAAGAATGATGCGGTCCGATTTGGCAACGACATCCGGATCGCTGGTGACGTTTACGGCGCCGGCGTAGTGCGATTCACGCGCGGCGCGCTCTACTGCCTTCGCGGCCGAGTGCAGATTGCCGGACCCGTAGTCGACGATCGCGACACTCATCGCAGCGCTCCCGGATCCGGGAACAGTCCGACGACGCCGTGATCCTGCGGCCGCGACCAGCGCGCCGACATATTCGCGGCGTAAGCGGGTGTCGGCGCCGCGACAGCCGGCGACAATTCCTGCGTCCACTGATCGAAGAAGCGCTGCTCGGCGAATTCCTGATTGCGCCTGGCCGAAAGTCCCGCCTCGGTCCAGCCCCACCACTTGAGCTTGCGGCGGATCAGCGTGCCGCCCTCCATCGCAACCAGCGACGCCAACGCGATGAAAGCAAGCGAACGCGCGAAACCACCAACCTGTAGCCACTGCAACGCAAATCCCAATGCCACGCTCGCCGCGATGTAGACGACGAACGCGAGCCACAGCCGGCGATAGAGCAGCCACACCGGCGTCAGCCAGAAGGCCCACCAGTAGAAGCCGTCGCGCACGAACACGAATGTCTCGGGCCCGCGCTTCGCTTCGGGCTTGCTCAGTGGCGGCTCATGGACCGTGTAAATCGCCATGGGTCCTCTACCTTAGTTGCCGAGCGACCCCTTCGTCGAGGGCACTTCGCCGGCTGCTCGGGGATCGATTGCGATAGCGGTGCGCAGCGCACGCGCCAGCCCTTTGAAGCACGACTCGGCGATATGGTGATCATTCGCGCCGTAAAGCGTCTCGACATGCAGCGTGATGCCGGCATTCATCGCGAAAGCCTGAAACCACTCGCGCACCAGTTCGGTATCGAACGTGCCGATCTTGTCGCGCGCGAAGGTCGTGCGGAACACCAAGAACGGACGGCCCGAAATGTCGATCGCGACGCGCGTCAACGTCTCGTCCATCGGGAGATGCAGGCTCGCGTAGCGCGTGATGCCGCGCATGTCGCCGAGCGCCTGCTTCACGGCCTGGCCGAGCGTGATGCCGACATCTTCGGCGGTGTGGTGGTCGTCGATATGCAGATCACCCTTCGCCTTCACGGTGAGGTCGATGCGGGCGTGCCGCGCCAAAAGGTCAAGCATATGGTCGAGAAAGCCGATGCCGGTCGCGATTTTCGCAACGCCGCTGCCATCGAGGTCGACTGCGACCTCGATGTCGGTCTCTTTCGTCTTCCGCTTCAAAGAAGCTTTGCGTGCCGATGCTTTGGCCACTTCAAGTCCTCTAAACGCTGATCGCCCCTTTGGGGGGCGATCTTTTACGCCCCAAAGGTCTGCGGGGCGGTTTCTATCAGGTGGGAAAGCCGAGCGCTATGCCGCGATATCGCGGCGAAACGCTCTAATTGTCGTCGTCATCGTCCATGAACCAGCCGGACGGCTGGCGCTGCGGCCGATAAAGCCCGCGCTCTTCGAAATCCGGCGCGCCGGCCCGCATAACGGCGCGGCGCGGCGCCGAGCGTGCCGCAACGGCGCCACCGCGCGGATTGGCACCCGTCACGACGATCCGGGTGTTGCCCATGCCGCGCTGGCGGACGAGCGCGAACAAGGCTGCGGCATTGCCCGGATGCAACCGGACGCAACCGTGCGAGGCCGGGCCGCCGAGGCGGCGCAATTCCGTCGTGCCGTGAATCGCGTAGCCGCCGTGGAAGAAAATCGCATGCGGCATCGGCGCATTGTAGTATTTGCGCGAGAACCATGAGCGTTCCAGGCGCTGCGGCCGGAACTGCCCGTTTGGCGTGCCGAAGCCGGCGCGGCCGGTCGAGACGGCCCAGGAATGCCGCGGCGTGCCGTCGACCGAGACGGTCATTCGCTGCGTCGATTTGTTGATCGAGACGAGAACACTGGCCGAAGCCGAGCCGCTCAGCGCGGCCAACACGGCAGCCGCCGCCAAAATACGCTTGAACATGGTCCCTCCGGGACTCTGATTTTTGACGCCTTCGGCGACAATAAAGCCGGAGGAAACCTGCCTCGTAAAGTCACGGATGACTTACCGGTTAACGGCCATATTCCCGTCGAGCACGGTTTTTCCGGGCCAACGGCAGAGATCGTTGATGATGCAGGTCTCGCACAGCGGCCGCTGCGCTTTGCAGACGTAACGCCCATGCAGGATCAGCCAGTGGTGAGCGTGCAGCATGAACTCGGCCGGGATCGCTTTTTCGAGCCCGAGCTCGACCTCGAGCGGGTTCTTGCCCGGCGCGAGGCCGGTCCGGTTGCCGACACGAAACACATGCGTGTCGACCGCCATGGTCGGCATCCCGTAGGCCATGTTGAGCACGACATTCGCGGTCTTGCGGCCAACGCCCGGCAGCGCTTCCAATGCTTCGCGTGAAGCCGGAACTTCGCCACCATATTCGGCGATCAGACGCTCGGACAAACCGATGACATTCTTCGCCTTCATGCGGAAGAGCCCGATCGTTTTGATCGCCTCGCGCAGGCGATCTTCACCGAGTGCGACCATTTTCTCCGGCGTATCGACTGTGGCGAATAGCGGCCGCGTCGCGCGATTGACGCCCGCATCCGTCGCCTGCGCCGACATCACGACGGCGCACAGCAGCGTGAAGGCATTGACGTGTTCGAGTTCACCTTTCGGCTCGGGCGAGACCTTTTGAAAGCGGCGAAAAGCTTCGGTCACTTCCGCCGTCGTCCACGGCTTGAGCTTACCGCCGAGCGCCGCCGCATCCGCATTGGCGCGTGCTTTGACGGGCTTGACCGCAGCGCGCGCGGGCTTCTTGCCGGGAACTTTCTTCGGCGGTTTCTTGCTCACCGGCTTCTTTGCCGGGCGTTTCGCGGCTGTCGCTTTTCGAACCATTTCTTCGGTATATTGGGCCGCATGGATACCGGCAACAATACCGGCGAGGAGAGCGGCGAACGGCCGATCTTTTCTGCCGTGATCACGCCGCATCGTTCGCTCGGCCGCACCGGCTTCATCGTGCTGATGACGGTCTTCGGCGCCGCGAGCTTCGTCTCCGGCGTCATCTTCGCGCGCATAGGCGCGTGGCCGATCTTCGGCTTCTTCGGCCTCGACGTGGTGCTGGTTTTCCTCGCCTTCCGCACCAACTACCGCCGCGCCAACGCCTACGAACGCGTCGTCGTGCGCTACGAAGAGATCGAGGTCGTGCGGGTCGACCATCGTGGCAATCGCCAGGAATGGCGCATCAATCCGCTCTGGGCGCAGATCGAAAGCGAAAGCGTCGAGGAGTTCGGCATGACGCGTCTCATGCTCGTCGCACGCGGCAGCCGACTAAACGTCGCGATCCACCTGGGCCCTGAAGAAAAAGCCAGCTTCGCCACCGCATTGACGGCAGCCGTGAACGAAGCCAAACGCGGCCCAACCCGCAACGTTTTTGCGTCGTGAGCGCGTTCGAAACGAAGCCAGAAACCGGGTGGTTGCGGCGCGTTGAGCGGCCTAATTGAGGGAGCATGATCTGACATGAAAGAGAGAGCCATGCTATCTCCCGACCGCATCCCCGACACGCTGCCGCTGATCGCCCAAGGCGAAGACTATGAGGTCGTCCGCAAGGCGATCGCCTACATCTCGCAGAACTGGCGCGAGCAGCCCGAAATCGAAACCATTGCGAGCGCGATCAGCGTGCCAGTCACCGACCTGCACCACCTGTTCCGCCGCTGGTCCGGCCTCACGCCGAAAGCCTTCCTGCAGGCGATCACTCTCGACAACGCGCGCAAGCTGCTGCGCGATTCCGCCAGCGTGCTCGACGCAAGCTACGAAGTCGGCTTGTCCGGCCCAGGCCGCCTGCACGACTTGTTCGTCACCCACGAGTCGATGTCTCCCGGCGAATGGAAAACCGGCGGCGAAGGCCTCGTCGTGACTTACGGCTTTCACCCCTCGCCGTTCGGCATCGCGCTCGTGATGACGACACCGCGTGGCCTCTGCGGCCTTGCCTTCGCGGACCCCGGCGAAGAACGCGAAGCGCTCGACGATATGCGCGGGCGCTGGCCGGCTGCGACTTATATCGAGAACTATGTGGACACTGCGCCGGTCGCCGAGCGCATCTTCAACTCGGCCTGCTGGCGTCCGGATCAACCGCTCCGCGTCGTGCTCATCGGGACCGACTTCGAGGTTCGCGTATGGGACACGCTGTTGTCGATCCCACTCGGCCGCGCGACGACGTATTCGGACATCGCCAACCACATCGGCAAACCGAAGGCGCCGCGCGCCGTCGGCGCCGCGGTCGGCAAGAATCCGATCTCGTTCGTCGTCCCGTGCCATCGCGTGCTCGGCAAGAGCGGCGACATCACGGGCTATCACTGGGGTATGACGCGCAAGCGCGCGATGCTCGGCTGGGAAGCCGGCAAGGCGGCCGTGAACTAGCTGAGGCGTCATGGCCCGGCTTGTCCGGGCCATGACGGCGCTTCAGATTTCCTTACGCAGCAAGATCGACTTTCGATGCCACCGTCGAATCCGCATTGAGTCGATAGATGATCGGCACGCCCGTCGCGAGCTCGCGCTTGAGGATCTGCTCCGGATTAAGCTGCTCGAGCACCATCACGAGCGCGCGCAGCGAGTTTCCGTGCGCCGCGATGATCGTGCGCTTGCCCGACAGCACGCCCGGCTGAATGTGCTGCACGTAGTACGGCAGCGCGCGCGCGATCGTATCCTTCAGGCTCTCGCCGCCCGGCGGCGGGATATCGTACGAGCGGCGCCACTGCAGCACCTGCTCGTCGCCCCACTTCTTGCGCGCGTCGTCTTTGTTGAGGCCGTTGAGATCGCCGTAGTTGCGCTCGTTCAGCGCAAGGTCGCGCGTGATCGGAATATCTTTCAAACCCATCTCGCCGAGCACGAGATCGAGCGTGTTCTGCGCGCGCTTGAGCGCCGACGTATAGGCGACGTCGAAGGTCAACCCCTGCGCCTTCAGCTTCGCGCCGGCGGCCTTCGCTTCCTCAACGCCCTTCTCGGTCAATTCGACATCGCGCCAACCGGTGAAAAGGTTCTTGAGGTTCCATTCGCTCTGCCCGTGGCGCACGAGCACGAGAAGTCGTTCGGTCATCTCTTCTTCCTTCAATCGCTCAAACCGAGCACATCCATCATCGAATACAATCCGGGCTTCTGCTTACGGCCCCAAACAGCGGCCTTCAATGCGCCAGCCGCAAACAGCATGCGATCGCTCGCCTTGTGCGACAGCTCGATGCGCTCCGACCCTGAGACGAACATCACAGTGTGATCGCCGACGACGTTGCCGCCGCGCAATGTCGCGAAGCCGATGTCGCCGCGCTTGCGCGCGCCCGTATGCCCATCGCGCACGCGCTGCGAATGTGCATCGAGATCAATGCCGCGGCCTTCCGCTGCGGCACGACCGAGCAGCAACGCCGTTCCGGACGGCGCATCGATCTTCTGATTGTGATGCATCTCCAGCACTTCGATGTCGAAGTCCGCATCGAGTGCCGCCGCAACCTTCTTCGTCAGCGCCGCAAGCAGATTGACGCCAAGGCTCATATTGCCCGATTTCACGATCACGGTTTCGGTCGCCGCATCCGCGATCTGCTTCTCGTCGATCGCGCCGAGACCGGTCGTCCCGATGACGTGGACACAGCGCGTCTTGGCGGTCACGGCCGCATACGCGACCGTCGCAGCCGGGATCGTGAAATCGATCAGGCAGTGCGCGGCTTTTAGCGCCGCCTCGGCATCGCTGGTGATTTTGATGTTGTTCGCCGGCAGGCCGGCCAGCATGCCGGAGTCTTGGCCGATATTCGGTGAGTTCGACACATCGAGCGCGCCGACCACCGTGAACCCGCTGGCTTCCGATACGGCGCGAATCAGCGTGCGGCCCATGCGCCCGCCCGCCCCTGCGATCACCACTCTCAAATCCGACATGGCCGTCCTTTACGATTCCGCCGGCTGCGGGCCGTCATAACCCTCGATGATGATGATGTCGGCCGTCGAATGCGGCGCGCGGCGCAGAATGTTCTCCTGATATTCCGGCGAGTCGTAGCAGGCGCGCGCCGTGGCGACGTCCGGAAATTCGATCACGACATTGCGGCCGCGCGCAGCGCCTTCAGGATTATCGTATTTTCCGCCGCGCACGACGAAGCGTGCGCCCCATTTCTTGAAGATCGCCGCATTCGCGGCCGCGTAGGGCTTGTAGCCGTCCTCGTTCTTCACATCGACGCGTCCGATCCAATAACCTTTGGCCATGGTTTCTCTCCGGTTCTTATTGTGATTTTGCTTCGGTGATTTCGGCGACGATCGCTTCGGCGGCGGCTTTCGGATCGCTCGCGGCCGTGATGGGCCGGCCGACGACGAGATAATCCGCGCCTTCACGGATCGCGCG contains:
- a CDS encoding L,D-transpeptidase; this encodes MFKRILAAAAVLAALSGSASASVLVSINKSTQRMTVSVDGTPRHSWAVSTGRAGFGTPNGQFRPQRLERSWFSRKYYNAPMPHAIFFHGGYAIHGTTELRRLGGPASHGCVRLHPGNAAALFALVRQRGMGNTRIVVTGANPRGGAVAARSAPRRAVMRAGAPDFEERGLYRPQRQPSGWFMDDDDDN
- the hisH gene encoding imidazole glycerol phosphate synthase subunit HisH produces the protein MSVAIVDYGSGNLHSAAKAVERAARESHYAGAVNVTSDPDVVAKSDRIILPGVGAFADCRRGLDAVSGMTDALNDNVRKRGKPFLGICVGMQLMAEHGLEHHVTEGLGWIKGEVRKIEPDDATLKIPHMGWNTLDALKPHALLKDISVGTDGLHAYFVHSYHLKPTERLDVIAEADYGGAVTAIVGRDNIAGTQFHPEKSQKLGLALIANFLKWAP
- the hisA gene encoding 1-(5-phosphoribosyl)-5-[(5-phosphoribosylamino)methylideneamino]imidazole-4-carboxamide isomerase, which produces MILFPAIDLKEGVCVRLKQGDMERATVFNRDPAAQAHAFESQGFKYLHIVDLDGAFAGKPMNADAVDRILETVSVPVQLGGGIRNMTTVERWLEKGVNRVIIGTAAVRDPEFVRIAAREFPGRVAVGLDARDGKVAVEGWAEVSKLTAAGMATRLEDAGVAAIIYTDIDRDGLLKGLNLDATIALANACSIPIIASGGLASLADIRALLEPRSAKLGGAIAGRALYDGGLDPAAALALIAAHGRA
- a CDS encoding methylated-DNA--[protein]-cysteine S-methyltransferase is translated as MLSPDRIPDTLPLIAQGEDYEVVRKAIAYISQNWREQPEIETIASAISVPVTDLHHLFRRWSGLTPKAFLQAITLDNARKLLRDSASVLDASYEVGLSGPGRLHDLFVTHESMSPGEWKTGGEGLVVTYGFHPSPFGIALVMTTPRGLCGLAFADPGEEREALDDMRGRWPAATYIENYVDTAPVAERIFNSACWRPDQPLRVVLIGTDFEVRVWDTLLSIPLGRATTYSDIANHIGKPKAPRAVGAAVGKNPISFVVPCHRVLGKSGDITGYHWGMTRKRAMLGWEAGKAAVN
- a CDS encoding DUF1330 domain-containing protein, whose amino-acid sequence is MAKGYWIGRVDVKNEDGYKPYAAANAAIFKKWGARFVVRGGKYDNPEGAARGRNVVIEFPDVATARACYDSPEYQENILRRAPHSTADIIIIEGYDGPQPAES
- a CDS encoding phosphoribosyl-ATP diphosphatase, with amino-acid sequence MSSDFTLRDLAARVKERAAASADVSYTRKLLDKGIGHCAKKMGEEAVETVIAAVSESDERVASEAADMLYHLLVVLEARGIPFSEVETALARRTGMSGLEEKAGRVRA
- a CDS encoding 2,3-bisphosphoglycerate-dependent phosphoglycerate mutase; the encoded protein is MTERLLVLVRHGQSEWNLKNLFTGWRDVELTEKGVEEAKAAGAKLKAQGLTFDVAYTSALKRAQNTLDLVLGEMGLKDIPITRDLALNERNYGDLNGLNKDDARKKWGDEQVLQWRRSYDIPPPGGESLKDTIARALPYYVQHIQPGVLSGKRTIIAAHGNSLRALVMVLEQLNPEQILKRELATGVPIIYRLNADSTVASKVDLAA
- a CDS encoding DUF2244 domain-containing protein → MDTGNNTGEESGERPIFSAVITPHRSLGRTGFIVLMTVFGAASFVSGVIFARIGAWPIFGFFGLDVVLVFLAFRTNYRRANAYERVVVRYEEIEVVRVDHRGNRQEWRINPLWAQIESESVEEFGMTRLMLVARGSRLNVAIHLGPEEKASFATALTAAVNEAKRGPTRNVFAS
- a CDS encoding DUF2628 domain-containing protein; protein product: MAIYTVHEPPLSKPEAKRGPETFVFVRDGFYWWAFWLTPVWLLYRRLWLAFVVYIAASVALGFALQWLQVGGFARSLAFIALASLVAMEGGTLIRRKLKWWGWTEAGLSARRNQEFAEQRFFDQWTQELSPAVAAPTPAYAANMSARWSRPQDHGVVGLFPDPGALR
- the nth gene encoding endonuclease III, which translates into the protein MVRKATAAKRPAKKPVSKKPPKKVPGKKPARAAVKPVKARANADAAALGGKLKPWTTAEVTEAFRRFQKVSPEPKGELEHVNAFTLLCAVVMSAQATDAGVNRATRPLFATVDTPEKMVALGEDRLREAIKTIGLFRMKAKNVIGLSERLIAEYGGEVPASREALEALPGVGRKTANVVLNMAYGMPTMAVDTHVFRVGNRTGLAPGKNPLEVELGLEKAIPAEFMLHAHHWLILHGRYVCKAQRPLCETCIINDLCRWPGKTVLDGNMAVNR
- the hisF gene encoding imidazole glycerol phosphate synthase subunit HisF produces the protein MFKVRVIPCLDVKDGRVVKGVNFVDLRDAGDPVEAAIAYDAAGADELTFLDITASHENRGTILDVVRRTAEACFMPVTVGGGVRVVDDIRNLLNSGADKVSINTAAVNRRAFVGEAAEKFGSQCIVVAIDAKKVSAPGEADRWEIFTHGGRNRTGIDAIEYAREVVDLGAGEILLTSMDRDGTKSGFDIALTRSIADAVPVPVIASGGVGNLDHLVDGIRDGHATAVLAASIFHFGEYTVRAAKEHMAKAGLPMRLDP
- the hisB gene encoding imidazoleglycerol-phosphate dehydratase HisB; protein product: MAKASARKASLKRKTKETDIEVAVDLDGSGVAKIATGIGFLDHMLDLLARHARIDLTVKAKGDLHIDDHHTAEDVGITLGQAVKQALGDMRGITRYASLHLPMDETLTRVAIDISGRPFLVFRTTFARDKIGTFDTELVREWFQAFAMNAGITLHVETLYGANDHHIAESCFKGLARALRTAIAIDPRAAGEVPSTKGSLGN
- the coaA gene encoding type I pantothenate kinase, with the protein product MDQRTDRPLSPYRHFSRADWARLREDTPMTLTQEEVTRLRSQHDRLDMAEVEDIYLPLSRLLSMYVAATQRLYRAQQKFLGTGDAKMPYIIGVAGSVAVGKSTTARVLQALLARWPNVPRVDLVTTDGFLFPNAVLERENLMERKGFPESYDISALLRFLSDVKAGRRPVTAPIYSHLVYDVMPNHRVEVDRPDILIVEGLNVLQAGRPPRDGSAVPFVSDFFDFSVYIDADEPVLREWYVDRFLRLRGTAFSDPKSYFHRYAKLSDKEAIDTATSIWERINLVNLTDNILPTRQRAGLILKKGANHLVSDVALRRL
- the dapB gene encoding 4-hydroxy-tetrahydrodipicolinate reductase, giving the protein MSDLRVVIAGAGGRMGRTLIRAVSEASGFTVVGALDVSNSPNIGQDSGMLAGLPANNIKITSDAEAALKAAHCLIDFTIPAATVAYAAVTAKTRCVHVIGTTGLGAIDEKQIADAATETVIVKSGNMSLGVNLLAALTKKVAAALDADFDIEVLEMHHNQKIDAPSGTALLLGRAAAEGRGIDLDAHSQRVRDGHTGARKRGDIGFATLRGGNVVGDHTVMFVSGSERIELSHKASDRMLFAAGALKAAVWGRKQKPGLYSMMDVLGLSD